The following proteins come from a genomic window of Macadamia integrifolia cultivar HAES 741 chromosome 14, SCU_Mint_v3, whole genome shotgun sequence:
- the LOC122061034 gene encoding disease resistance protein RPV1-like translates to MASSSSVNYEVFLSFCGQDVRFNFADHLYHALVDAGIQTFRDEEELPKGNEIGPELLTAIKESRISIPIFSENYASSKWCLNELTKISECERTMNQIVLPIFYKVDPTDVRNQKRKYEEAFEKHLQKGFQETDVQKWKKALREVGKLKGWHVEEKTYEWKLIKEVVKTVQSILNKRPLSVSKNLVGIQSHIGEMLMLLNIGSNDRTIVGIHGLGGIGKTTIARAVYNTI, encoded by the exons AtggcctcttcttcttctgttaattatgaagtgttcttgagcttttgTGGCCAAGATGTTCGCTTCAATTTTGCCGACCACCTCTACCATGCCTTGGTTGACGCTGGAATTCAAACATTCAGGGACGAAGAAGAACTCCCCAAGGGAAACGAGATTGGCCCGGAACTACTCACTGCAATCAAGGAATCAAGAATCTCAATTCCCATCTTCTCAGAGAATTACGCATCAAGCAAATGGTGTCTCAATGAGCTTACCAAGATATCTGAATGCGAAAGAACGATGAATCAGATCGTGTTGCCTATTTTCTACAAAGTTGACCCAACGGATGTGAGGAACCAGAAAAGGAAGTATGAGGAAGCCTTTGAGAAACACCTGCAAAAGGGTTTCCAAGAGACAGACGTGCAAAAGTGGAAGAAGGCTCTGAGAGAGGTTGGAAAATTGAAAGGATGGCATGTCGAGGAGAAGAC GTATGAATGGAAGTTAATAAAAGAAGTTGTTAAAACAGTTCAAAGTATATTGAACAAGAGACCCTTGAGTGTTTCTAAGAACCTAGTTGGAATCCAATCTCACATAGGAGAAATGTTAATGTTATTAAATATTGGATCTAATGACAGAACAATTGTGGGGATCCATGGCCTTGGTGGCATTGGAAAGACAACAATCGCTAGGGCTGTCTATAATACAATCTAA
- the LOC122061033 gene encoding disease resistance protein TAO1-like, which translates to MSCVHEATKIYKPKVMDPNDSLQLFSHHAFRRDQPPEDYLDLSNAMVQTTGGLPLALQVIGSSLFKKKKSIWESMLKKLQKVPDNDVMKSLKISYDALDDEEQQMFLDTACFSIGMDKDIACHIWDGCGFASQVGFDALCVKSLVTINEKNELRMHDQLRDLGREIVRQENKDDPGKRSRLWFQEEVLDVINSKRGTSNVKGLIIGFSPMSVSQCLMSEGFSAMTGLRLLQVNYTHTSGNFNSFSELRWLSLRGCSDQYELTNFCPQKLVVLDLSHSKITNNWMGWNCIKKATNLKVLNLSFCRQLSSTPDFSANQLLEILILDGCRNLEEIDPSICLTNLVILDMGHCWKVKGLPSEISQLTSLQKLNLKLCIELVELPEKLDRMISLTELDLSHCNSLLNLPSEICQLTSLKRLSLGGCSSLSLSLTSLDFSSCSTSSLTELNVRGCTSILYISGLPSSLIELDAGFCRSMEKLSSTSGGLINLKRLCLYNCNYLEEIEGVDEKLDSLEDLNIKLCYLLKKLPKLVGSKNLTSLSFCQNHSISDFEGEGMYSLEKLHIWNCKELRKIPYLRDSKRLKILETCDCPELSEIEGLENYESLQRLSIVMATSLKKLPEDISAGLKNLSYLRISWCFSMERLPDLSNFKELRELHIGFCGDCQDCEDCFNFKNLNSLKIKDLKNLTEVHGVDGLEFLEELDIIGCESLERLPDLSNLKNLRVLSTNGCKMLTKIQVGNGLEFLRYLDVSRCISLQRLPDLSNFKKLRHLNTKGCKNLTEIQAGNGLASLLSLDVRGCISLEKLPDLTESKELWMLNGEYCRQPY; encoded by the exons ATGTCATGTGTTCACGAAGCAACTAAGATTTATAAGCCCAAAGTAATGGATCCAAATGATTCTCTTCAACTTTTTAGCCATCATGCATTTAGAAGGGACCAACCTCCAGAAGATTATTTGGATCTCTCAAATGCTATGGTACAAACTACTGGAGGACTTCCCTTGGCTCTTCAAGTTATAGGTTCATCtttattcaaaaagaaaaaatcaatatGGGAAAGCATGCTAAAGAAGTTGCAAAAAGTACCCGATAATGATGTTATGAAAAGTTTGAAAATAAGTTATGATGCATTAGATGATGAGGAGCAACAAATGTTTCTTGATACTGCTTGTTTTTCCATCGGAATGGATAAAGATATTGCATGTCACATATGGGATGGGTGTGGTTTTGCTTCTCAAGTAGGATTTGATGCTCTTTGTGTAAAGTCATTGGTAAcgattaatgaaaaaaatgagtTAAGAATGCACGATCAGCTTCGGGATCTTGGAAGGGAAATTGTTCGTCAAGAGAACAAAGATGATCCAGGAAAGCGTTCTCGATTATGGTTTCAAGAGGAAGTCTTGGATGTAATCAATTCAAAGAGG GGAACAAGTAATGTTAAAGGACTCATTATTGGCTTCAGTCCTATGTCAGTGAGCCAATGTTTGATGAGTGAAGGATTCTCTGCAATGACAGGACTAAGATTACTGCAAGTCAATTATACACATACTTCTGGGAACTTCAATTCTTTTTCAGAACTGAGATGGCTTAGTTTGAGAGGATGCTCTGACCAATATGAACTAACAAATTTTTGTCCACAAAAACTGGTTGTTCTTGATCTATCACATAGTAAAATAACCAATAACTGGATGGGCTGGAACTGCATCAAG AAGGCAACAAATCTAAAAGTTCTAAATCTCTCGTTTTGTCGTCAGCTATCTAGTACTCCTGACTTTTCAGCAAATCAactcttggagatattgattctTGATGGCTGTAGAAATTTGGAGGAGATTGATCCATCCATTTGTCTCACAAACTTGGTCATATTAGATATGGGTCATTGCTGGAAAGTAAAGGGTCTCCCAAGTGAAATTTCACAGTTGACTTCTCTCCAAAAACTCAATTTAAAACTTTGCATAGAACTAGTGGAGCTGCCAGAGAAATTGGACCGCATGATATCCTTGACAGAACTTGATTTAAGTCATTGCAATAGTCTATTGAATCTCCCAAGTGAAATTTGTCAGTTGACTTCTCTTAAAAGACTCAGTTTAGGTGGATGCTCAAGTTTAAGTTTAAGTTTGACCAGCCTTGATTTTAGTAGCTGCAGCACTTCAAGTTTGACCGAGCTTAATGTTAGAGGGTGCACCTCAATTCTATACATCTCAGGTCTTCCCTCAAGTTTGATTGAACTAGATGCTGGCTTTTGTCGGTCAATGGAAAAACTATCAAGTACATCAGGAGGCTTGATTAATTTAAAGAGATTATGTCTTTATAACTGCAATTACCTAGAAGAAATTGAAGGTGTTGATGAGAAATTGGACTCCCTGGAGGACTTGAACATTAAACTTTgctatttattaaaaaaattgccAAAATTGGTAGGGTCTAAAAATCTAACGTCTTTAAGCTTCTGTCAGAACCACAGCATATCCGATTTTGAAGGTGAGGGTATGTACTCTTTGGAGAAGTTGCATATATGGAACTGCaaagaattaagaaaaataccATATCTGCGAGATTCGAAAAGGCTGAAGATACTAGAAACTTGTGATTGTCCGGAGTTATCTGAGATTGAGGGCCTTGAGAATTATGAATCTTTACAAAGATTATCAATTGTTATGGCcacatcattaaaaaaattaccgGAGGATATCTCAGCCGGCCTGAAAAACCTGAGCTATCTTAGGATCAGTTGGTGCTTCTCGATGGAAAGATTACCTGATCTTTCAAACTTCAAAGAGTTGAGGGAATTACATATTGGATTTTGCGGAGATTGCCAAGATTGCGAAGATTGCTTTAACTTTAAAAACTTAAACTCTCTAAAGATTAAAGACTTAAAGAATCTAACTGAGGTTCATGGTGTTGACGGGTTGGAATTCTTGGAGGAATTGGATATTATTGGGTGTGAGTCCTTGGAGAGATTACCGGATCTGTCAAACTTGAAAAACTTGAGGGTGCTATCAACAAATGGCTGCAAGATGCTAACTAAGATTCAAGTTGGTAATGGGTTGGAATTTTTAAGATACTTGGATGTTAGTAGGTGTATATCCTTGCAGAGATTACCGGATCTGTCAAACTTTAAAAAGTTGAGGCATCTAAATACTAAAGGCTGCAAGAACCTAACTGAGATTCAAGCAGGTAATGGGTTGGCATCGCTGCTATCGTTGGATGTTAGGGGGTGTATATCCTTGGAAAAACTACCAGATCTGACAGAGTCGAAGGAATTGTGGATGCTAAATGGTGAATACTGCAGACAACCTTACTGA
- the LOC122061737 gene encoding uncharacterized protein PHLOEM PROTEIN 2-LIKE A4-like: MAIKQKLYVFPQFVPVNLELILPDGKKHEHKESLLSNPNGQWVEILVGEFMTSQDMDGDLQFSLLEIKGGNCKSGLVIKGVIIRPKSCITKEQPLQNNHFSVIANDLSIEWGSDERYWRCSYSNNCNSFTNMAEVELIKVCWLEVKGKFNTSKLSSGIVYEVAFIVMLKDNAYGWEVPVTLQLALPNGKVQEHKECLLNKPKGQWIALYVGELEKRAGKAGEIEFSLFETEDLHWKKRLVIKNVVIHPKN, encoded by the exons ATGGCCATCAAGCAGAAATTGTACGTGTTTCCTCAATTTGTTCCAGTGAATTTGGAACTCATACTTCCTGATGGAAAGAAGCATGAACATAAAGAGAGTTTGCTTTCGAACCCTAATGGTCAATGGGTGGAAATTTTGGTAGGGGAGTTCATGACATCTCAAGACATGGATGGAGACTTGCAATTCTCCCTCCTTGAAATTAAGGGGGGTAATTGCAAGAGTGGACTTGTTATCAAGGGTGTCATTATTCGACCTAAGAGCTGTATTACTAAAGAGCAACCACTACAAAATAATCATTTCTCCGTGATAGCAAATGATCTTTCAATTGAATGGGGTTCGGACGAGCGTTACTGGCGATGTAGTTATAGTAACAATTG TAACAGTTTTACGAACATGGCCGAAGTTGAGCTTATAAAAGTTTGTTGGCTTGAAGTGAAAGGAAAGTTCAACACATCAAAGCTCTCATCAGGAATTGTGTATGAGGTGGCGTTTATAGTAATGCTAAAAGATAATGCATATGGATGGGAAGTTCCAGTGACCCTCCAACTTGCACTCCCCAATGGAAAAGTGCAGGAACATAAAGAATGTCTTTTGAACAAGCCTAAAGGTCAATGGATAGCGCTTTACGTTGGGGAGTTGGAAAAACGTGCCGGAAAAGCTGGAGAAATTGAGTTCTCCCTCTTTGAAACTGAAGACCTTCATTGGAAGAAAAGGCTTGTTATCAAGAATGTTGTTATTCATCCAAAGAACTAA
- the LOC122061736 gene encoding uncharacterized protein LOC122061736 encodes MRSSKDGSGTIPGIISSHSEKGKSIVDVVEVINEANDVTNTYSGGCEYVMSDSEDEDWKMQSDDGFKDISKSGSEEEVHFEDGDGSEGDEASIGTDDLSDYDSDEFHAPQVRRARSVFDVEGKVQLEDGMIFDDVDHFRRELKDYAIQEGFHLQRIKNERTRVTVICADDGCQWRIHASPTEDKITFMIKSFNPQHTCSQRKDKNPDATSRWIANKLGPQLKADPELSTNSIRAMLWKDYKIQPSYSQIWRARLLAKEVNEGSHAKSYSKLPRYGEMVRQTNPGSMFNLQFISRTNMADNPVFKRCFVCYEASKRGFLNGCRPFIGLDGCHLKGKFEGTLLAAISVDGNNGLFPLAYAVVESECKDSWLWFLQNLYTALYSTSDDMGYLTFMSDKQKGLTDAIKEVFLESHTRHCSRHLYANFRKDYKGEKLKALFWTASRAYREIEWTKAMAEIKSINQKAYDFLMENQPSSWSRWAFNHQTKSDHITNNMTESFNNLVGPYRDKPILYLIDQVRISLMDKLHKRFEQACSYKGTLTPKIKKRMDVIHQQSRSCVALSAGYNEFEVNDGTSRFVVNLNTRKCGCQGNIYKPMRT; translated from the exons ATGAGATCAAGCAAAGATGGTAGTGGTACAATCCCCGGGATAATTTCAAGTCATAGTGAGAAAGGAAAATCTATTGTAGATGTGGTAGAGGTGATAAATGAGGCAAATGATGTGACTAATACATACTCAGGTGGATGTGAGTATGTTATGTCTGACTCGGAAGATGAAGACTGGAAAATGCAAAGTGATGATGGCTTTAAAGATATTAGTAAAAGTGGAAGTGAAGAAGAGGTGCACTTTGAAGATGGGGATGGCTCTGAAGGTGATGAAGCATCTATTGGAACTGATGACTTATCAGATTATGACTCCGATGAGTTCCATGCACCACAAGTCCGTAGGGCAAGAAGTGTTTTTGATGTTGAAGGAAAAGTCCAACTAGAGGATGGTATGATATTTGATGATGTGGACCATTTTAGGAGAGAATTGAAAGATTATGCAATCCAAGAGGGTTTTCATCTTCagagaataaaaaatgagaggaCAAGGGTAACTGTTATTTGTGCTGATGATGGTTGTCAGTGGAGAATTCATGCATCACCGACTGAAGATAAAATCACTTTTATGATAAAGTCTTTTAATCCTCAGCATACTTGTTCtcaaagaaaagacaaaaaccCGGATGCAACATCAAGATGGATTGCTAACAAACTTGGTCCACAACTCAAAGCAGATCCTGAGTTGTCTACTAATAGTATTAGAGCCATGTTATGGAAGGATTATAAGATTCAACCAAGTTACAGTCAGATTTGGAGGGCACGTCTTCTTGCAAAAGAAGTAAATGAGGGTAGCCATGCCAAGTCGTATTCCAAGCTTCCAAGGTATGGAGAGATGGTTAGGCAAACCAATCCAGGTTCAATGTTTAATCTTCAATTCATTTCAAGAACTAACATGGCCGACAATCCAGTGTTTAAAAGGTGTTTTGTTTGTTATGAAGCAAGCAAAAGAGGGTTTCTTAATGGTTGTAGGCCATTTATTGGGTTGGATGGATGCCATCTGAAGGGAAAGTTTGAAGGGACACTATTGGCAGCTATTTCTGTTGACGGGAACAATGGATTATTTCCACTTGCCTATGCTGTTGTTGAATCTGAGTGCAAAGACAGTTGGCTGTGGTTCCTTCAGAATCTGTATACTGCATTGTATTCTACATCAGATGACATGGGGTATTTAACTTTCATGTCAGATAAGCAAAAG GGGTTAACTGATGCAATTAAGGAGGTTTTCCTTGAATCACATACAAGGCATTGCAGTAGGCATTTGTATGCAAATTTCAGGAAAGATTATAAAGGTGAGAAGCTAAAAGCTTTATTTTGGACTGCATCAAGGGCTTACAGAGAAATTGAGTGGACAAAGGCAATGGCTGAGATCAAGAGTATAAATCAAAAAGCATATGATTTTCTGATGGAAAACCAGCCTAGTTCATGGTCAAGATGGGCATTTAATCACCAAACAAAAAGTGATCACATAACTAACAACATGACAGAGTCCTTCAATAACTTGGTAGGCCCGTATAGAGACAAACCCATCCTATATTTGATTGATCAAGTGCGGATAAGTTTGATGGATAAATTACATAAGAGGTTTGAGCAAGCTTGTTCTTACAAGGGGACTTTGACACCAAAGATTAAGAAGAGAATGGATGTGATCCACCAGCAATCAAGATCTTGTGTGGCCCTATCAGCAGGATATAATGAATTTGAGGTGAACGATGGCACATCAAGATTTGTGGTAAACTTGAATACTCGAAAATGTGGGTGTCAA ggAAATATCTACAAGCCTATGAGAACATGA
- the LOC122060440 gene encoding uncharacterized protein LOC122060440: MGVVEPPPLRRHPGRPKKVRKKEDGEPAGSEYRKKSTSVRCDKCGLQGHNRRTCKGGQIRRKRARKSSTVKESRNVGASEAEVNVSQRTRSHNASTALNDSVQARKRAKATAARARRREKEAMQKPNKN, from the exons ATGGGAGTGGTGGAGCCTCCACCTCTGAGAAGGCACCCAGGCAGACCcaaaaaagttagaaaaaaGGAGGATGGTGAACCAGCAGGAAGTGAGTACAGAAAGAAGTCTACATCAGTAAGATGTGATAAGTGTGGGCTTCAGGGTCATAACAGGAGAACATGTAAAGGGGGTCAAATTAGGAGGAAAAGGGCAAGGAAAAGCAGTACTGTGAAG GAGAGTCGAAATGTGGGGGCTAGTGAAGCTGAAGTCAATGTCTCTCAGCGGACAAGATCACATAATGCATCAACTGCATTGAATGATAGTGTTCAAGCAAGGAAAAGAGCGAAAGCGACAGCAGCTCGGGCAAGAAGACGTGAAAAGGAGGCAATGCAGAAGCCAAACAAGAATTGA